Proteins encoded together in one Gadus chalcogrammus isolate NIFS_2021 chromosome 18, NIFS_Gcha_1.0, whole genome shotgun sequence window:
- the fra10ac1 gene encoding protein FRA10AC1 → MENLVKVHGGGGYDSDFSGDDDEGGGESSLRGIKRKREDEILQKPWQKERHSKVAHRSFHSSEVDREEARNRRAHLISLNAFERHKKYVSDYILYYGGKVEDLKRSTEKDKTDLDVVRENHRFLWRDEDEEEMTWEKALAKKYYDKLFKEYCIADLSRYKENKFGFRWRTENEVVSGKGQFQCGSRRCEKEEEVLKSWEVNFSYVERGEKRNALVKLRLCPECSFKLNYHHKRKEVKVKKKEAKRSSLENQEPTKKKAKKGKKSRRRSKSSSGSKKHKRKGHSKSRGDTSSSSGSAEESQDSDRDAEAADEAPGQSDAEHWRGPAPAVEEKSREDEFDDYFEDMFL, encoded by the exons ATGGAGAATCTAGTTAAG GTGCACGGTGGGGGCGGATATGACTCTGATTtcagtggtgatgatgatgaaggcgGAGGAGAGTCGTCTCTGCGAGGCATTAAAAG GAAACGAGAGGATGAGATCCTCCAGAAGCCATGGCAGAAGGAGAGGCACTCCAAGGTAGCGCATCGCAGCTTCCACAGCAGTGAGGTCGACAG AGAGGAAGCCAGAAACAGAAGAGCCCACCTGATCTCTCTTAACGCT TTTGAGCGTCACAAGAAGTATGTCAGCGACTACATCCTCTACTACGGAGGGAAGGTGGAAGACTTGAAGCGCTCAAC GGAGAAAGACAAGACCGACCTGGATGTGGTTCGAGAGAACCACCGGTTCCTCTGGCGggatgaagacgaggaggaaATGACCTG GGAGAAAGCACTGGCCAAGAAATATTACGACAAACTCTTCAAGGAGTACTGTATCGCCGACCTAAGCAGATACAAGGAGAACAAG TTTGGCTTTCGATGGCGAACTGAAAATGAGGTTGTGTCTGGAAAAG gtcagTTCCAGTGTGGGAGCCGCCGctgtgagaaggaggaggaggtgctgaagaGCTGGGAGGTGAACTTCTCCTATGTGGagcgaggagagaagaggaacgCGCTCGTCAAGCTCC GCCTGTGCCCCGAATGTTCCTTCAAACTCAACTACCACCACAA ACGCaaggaggtgaaggtgaagaAGAAGGAAGCCAAGAGGAGTTCGCTGGAGAACCAGGAACCAACGAAGAAGAAGGCCAAGAAAGGGAagaagagtaggaggaggtcCAAGTCGTCTTCGGGCTCCAAGAAGCACAAACGCAAAGGCCACAGTAAATCCAGAG GGGATACTTCATCCTCCTCTGGTAGCGCTGAAGAATCCCAGGACTCAGACAGAG ACGCAGAGGCGGCGGACGAGGCTCCAGGCCAATCGGATGCCGAGCACTggcgaggccccgcccccgcagtGGAGGAGAAGTCGAG GGAGGACGAGTTTGACGACTATTTTGAGGACATGTTTCTGTGA
- the lgi1b gene encoding leucine-rich glioma-inactivated protein 1b, producing the protein MGYSGGTVSCRAWTVCLCVCVAALALTEGRRLRQPRCPVGCTCTKDNALCEDITSVPQTFPNDVVSLSFVKSGFSEITAGSFVHTPALQLLLFTANSFDFIDEDAFQGLPHLEYLFIENNKIEAISPNAFRGLKTLIHLSLAYNNLETLPKDVFKGMDALSKVDLRGNNLVCDCKLKWLVEWMLHTNATMDQISCSGPSSHQDQKINDLVAASFDCIKAEFAAYQALKFESISVEAFSFGGEQFVVFAQPFAGTCSFLEWDHVEMNFRIYDTIEGTSIVVCKPMVIDGALFVVVAQLFGGSHIYKRDTSANRFIKIQDIDILKIRKPNDVEAFRVDGEFFFVIADSSKAGSTTVYKWNGNGFYSHQSLHPWYRDTDVEYVEISNKAHLILSSSSQRPVVYQWNRGHKRFDRRTDIPEMEDVFSVKHFRIKGEVFICLTRFIGDSKVMRWDGAMFKEVQTFPSRGSMVFQPVAVGNWQYAILGSDYSLTQVYQWDSVRGQFVHSQELNIQAPRAFATVAVDNRHFLLSSSFKGKTQIYQHLMIDLSD; encoded by the exons atgggataCTCTGGCGGAACAGTGAGTTGTCGCGCATGgacagtgtgtttatgtgtgtgcgtcgcGGCTCTGGCTCTCACCGAAGGCAGGAGGCTGAGGCAGCCCCGGTGCCCGGTGGGATGCACCTGCACGAAGGACAACGCACTGTGCGAGGACATCACGTCCGTCCCGCAAACCTTCCCCAACGATGTGGTGTCGCT ATCTTTTGTCAAATCCGGATTCAGTGAGATCACCGCCGGGAGCTTCGTCCACACCCCAGCCCTGCAGCTACT cTTGTTTACCGCAAACTCTTTTGATTTCATCGACGAGGACGCTTTTCAGGGTCTACCACATCTCGAGTACTT GTTTATTGAAAACAACAAGATTGAGGCCATCTCCCCCAACGCTTTCCGAGGTCTGAAAACCCTGATCCATCT gagTTTGGCCTACAACAACCTGGAGACGCTGCCCAAGGATGTGTTTAAAGGAATGGACGCCTTGTCTAAAGT GGATCTCCGTGGCAACAACCTGGTGTGCGACTGTAAGCTGAAGTGGCTGGTGGAGTGGATGTTGCACACCAACGCCACCATGGACCAGATCTCGTGCAGCGGACCCTCCAGCCACCAAGACCAGAAGATCAACGACCTCGTGGCCGCCTCCTTCGACTGCATCAAAGCAG AGTTTGCCGCCTACCAGGCGCTGAAGTTCGAGTCGATCTCGGTGGAGGCGTTCTCCTTCGGCGGGGAGCAGTTTGTGGTGTTCGCTCAGCCTTTCGCCGGGACGTGCAGCTTCCTGGAGTGGGACCACGTGGAGATGAACTTCAGGATCTACGACACCATCGAAG gtacCTCCATCGTGGTGTGCAAGCCCATGGTGATCGATGGCGCCCTCTTTGTCGTCGTGGCGCAGCTTTTCGGCGGCTCTCACATCTACAAGCGCGACACGTCAGCCAACCGCTTCATCAAGATCCAGGACATCGACATCCTGAAGATCCGCAAGCCCAACGACGTGGAGGCCTTCAGGGTGGACGGCGAGTTCTTCTTCGTCATCGCCGACAGCTCCAAG GCCGGTTCCACCACAGTCTACAAGTGGAACGGCAACGGCTTCTACTCGCACCAGTCGCTGCACCCGTGGTACCGCGACACGGACGTGGAGTACGTGGAGATCTCCAACAAGGCCCACCTCATCCTGTCCAGCAGCTCCCAGCGGCCCGTGGTGTACCAGTGGAACCGCGGCCACAAGCGCTTCGACCGCCGCACGGACATCCCCGAGATGGAGGACGTCTTCTCCGTCAAACACTTCCGCATCAAAG GTGAGGTCTTTATCTGCCTGACAAGATTCATTGGCGACTCCAAGGTGATGCGTTGGGACGGCGCCATGTTCAAAGAGGTCCAGACCTTCCCGTCCCGAGGCTCAATGGTCTTCCAGCCCGTTGCCGTCGGCAACTGGCAGTACGCCATCTTGGGCAGTGATTACTCACTGACGCAGGTCTACCAGTGGGACTCCGTGAGGGGCCAGTTCGTCCACTCGCAGGAGCTGAACATCCAGGCCCCTCGCGCCTTCGCCACCGTCGCCGTTGACAACCGCCACTTCCTGCTGTCATCCAGCTTCAAGGGGAAGACCCAGATTTACCAGCACCTCATGATTGATCTCAGCGACTGA
- the slc35g1 gene encoding solute carrier family 35 member G1: MLLISTSHQGYTLTRDEYFPRKPESVSPRHAAVQPLLLTMDDRTERGDQMIGEDRALRVVPRRAEADVTVVFQKAGHDCEDEDEDVECAAERISLQTNSHIRPHDDDGEASFDYADDEEKAKTRGRKKKRRLCPPVMCFTNRHGEDQKHPGDSFGNGVVAAVVEEEAEGKKKRCPGLGLFYGLLSTMFFSIIALLVKTIKDVHSIEISAFRCFFQMLFVLPLLIYHKTGFLGPRDKRIFLVLRGFLGSNAMILLFYAVQQMPLADATVIMFSNPVFTALLAWIFLKEKCTLWDCFFTVFTLTGVILIARPPFLFGERPPGIEGNYTNHIKGTIAAFAGAMGAACTMVVLRKMGKSVHYYLSVWYYAVIGLAECLIVLAVLGQWALPPCGRDRWILMLIAVLGIAGQAFLTKALQIEKAGPVALMRTLDVLLAFVFQFVFFGRAPSWWSLGGALCVVLSTVGVVLRKWYRNTHK, encoded by the exons ATGCTACTCATTAGCACAAGCCACCAAGGTTACACATTAACCAGAGACGAGTACTTCCCACGGAAGCCTGAGTCAGTCTCCCCAAGGCATGCTGCCGTCCAGCCGCTACTCCTCACCATGGACGACCGCACTGAGCGAGGCGATCAGATGATAGGAGAGGACCGGGCGCTACGCGTCGTCCCCCGCCGGGCCGAGGCGGACGTCACGGTGGTCTTCCAGAAGGCTGGCCACGACTGCGAAGACGAAGATGAGGATGTTGAATGTGCAGCTGAGAGGATTAGTTTGCAAACGAACAGCCATATTCGACCTCATGATGACGATGGAGAGGCAAGCTTTGATTATGCTGATGATGAGGAAAAGGCGAAGACgagaggaaggaagaagaagagaagactgtgcccacctgtgatgtgtTTTACGAACCGGCACGGCGAGGACCAGAAGCATCCAGGAGACAGCTTTGGGAACG gggtggtggcggcggtggtggaggaggaggcggaggggaagaagaagagatgCCCGGGCCTGGGCTTGTTCTACGGCCTCCTGTCCACCATGTTCTTCTCCATCATCGCGCTGCTGGTGAAGACCATCAAGGACGTCCACTCCATCGAGATCAGCGCCTTCCGATGCTTCTTCCAGATGCTCTTCGTCTTGCCCCTCCTCATTTACCACAA AACCGGGTTCTTGGGTCCCCGGGACAAGCGCATCTTCCTGGTCCTCCGGGGCTTCCTGGGCTCCAACGCCATGATCCTGCTCTTCTACGCCGTGCAGCAGATGCCCCTCGCCGACGCCACCGTCATCATGTTCAG TAACCCAGTGTTCACGGCCCTGCTGGCGTGGATCTTCCTGAAGGAGAAGTGCACCCTGTGGGACTGCTTCTTCACGGTCTTCACCCTGACCGGGGTCATCCTCATCGCCCGGCCGCCCTTCCTCTTCGGGGAGCGCCCCCCAGGCATCGAGGGGAACTACACCAACCACATCAAGGGCACCATCGCGGCCTTCGCTG GGGCCATGGGGGCGGCGTGCACCATGGTGGTGCTGCGCAAGATGGGCAAGAGCGTCCACTACTACCTCTCGGTGTGGTACTACGCCGTCATCGGCCTGGCCGAGTGCCTCATCGTGCTCGCCGTGCTGGGCCAGTGGGCGCTGCCGCCGTGCGGCCGCGACCGCTGGATCCTCATGCTGATCGCCGTGCTGGGCATCGCCGGCCAGGCCTTCCTCACCAAGGCCCTGCAGATCGAGAAGGCGGGCCCCGTGGCCCTCATGCGCACGCTGGACGTGCTGCTGGCCTTCGTCTTCCAGTTCGTCTTCTTCGGCCGGGCGCCCTCCTGGTGGAGCCTGGGCGGAGCGCTGTGCGTGGTGCTCAGCACGGTGGGCGTGGTGCTCAGGAAGTGGTACAGGAACACTCACAAGTGA